One Xiphophorus couchianus chromosome 1, X_couchianus-1.0, whole genome shotgun sequence genomic region harbors:
- the crebzf gene encoding CREB/ATF bZIP transcription factor, translating into MITRRRSRAMEVPSVDVEEVDVMENVHDLPNPSDPLAADDTDPSGMELDDLFEDLKWTLEKDSSSLLFGVDLADLEAHSDINQNSGFDASSRSSPDITSSGSRMKNRQNQSNHVINKNAIAARLNRLKKKEHVNTLEKQVGVLSTENAVLKQENCQLTKRVEELEDETRYLRAVLANESMLAQLLSRLSGVNGMKLSSSLFQGPRSNEHDYALPRKRVKVEEKETSGGVCLHVDKNHVSVEFCPKCAESASTSLKM; encoded by the coding sequence ATGATCACAAGGAGGAGAAGCCGTGCCATGGAGGTGCCGTCGGTAGACGTTGAGGAGGTGGACGTAATGGAAAATGTTCACGATCTCCCCAACCCTTCTGATCCACTTGCTGCTGATGACACCGATCCTTCAGGAATGGAGCTAGACGACCTGTTCGAAGATTTAAAATGGACTCTAGAAAAAGATTCTTCCTCTCTACTCTTTGGCGTCGATCTTGCCGATCTAGAAGCACACAGCGACATAAACCAAAACTCGGGGTTTGACGCTTCGTCCCGCTCGTCTCCAGACATAACGTCTTCTGGCTCCAGGATGAAAAACCGACAAAACCAGTCGAACCACGTCATCAACAAAAACGCCATCGCTGCCAGATTGAACCGTCTCAAGAAGAAGGAGCACGTCAACACCCTGGAGAAGCAGGTTGGCGTTCTGTCAACGGAGAACGCCGTGCTCAAACAAGAGAACTGTCAGTTGACTAAACGGGTGGAAGAATTGGAGGATGAAACCAGGTATCTGAGAGCTGTGCTGGCCAATGAGAGCATGTTAGCCCAGCTCTTGTCCAGACTGAGCGGTGTGAATGGGATGAAATTATCTTCCTCGCTTTTCCAGGGGCCTCGCTCCAACGAGCACGATTATGCGTTGCCCAGGAAGCGGGTGAaggtggaggagaaggagacGTCTGGCGGCGTGTGCCTGCATGTAGACAAGAACCACGTCTCAGTGGAATTCTGCCCAAAGTGTGCAGAGAGCGCGAGCACGTCGCTCAAAATGTAG
- the las1l gene encoding ribosomal biogenesis protein LAS1L — translation MKKSSSGKRRHVVAWVNKAEWDQVLDHLYSKDPALQRFALQRVSAWRGRYAHNTPVAVDCTADLVRGQVLDRSGQLSGDDLVLLYGAALVRFVNLITERQQGRKARPLRRLAGKLNIPEWVVDLRHDFTHKKLPTLKWCRKGCKVVLEWLQQEYWSRQLGGDAGEDWESDSDGEEEDGELKRQEGNLLSRQEMEAYKAARDLLISYERERYRSLDGPQEDQGLAPLADMSWLLGEIKQLSLDSSNLLVDVLLEDGFLVPTAEQLETLGCDPFETSGSSEPRVPQPFLQFWLPLLKMLNSPSFIHLLLEKLFVELKVAATEQTDLRVFYLSAWASEVLLCNSNKFEFRFERKTQKKARMKDRIFMNRLQLRWQQLLSACLDAPCGSTPHLLQLILDDMEHPLPQDTQQKLLQLCSIYTQTPAVEFSLPREQKHQPIYTLESLHEKRRQQLRRSGERSESSGDLQRMDVVAEKAKVLRGSPWQVCSDKVLWKDFPLGKVPGQSDDPSSLMVETYSAMTVCEQPVEMESSRGQNAPGVPGPARAAEGLIWNQSDVNRLKCGLKLF, via the coding sequence ATGAAGAAAAGCAGCTCGGGGAAGAGGCGCCATGTGGTGGCCTGGGTCAACAAGGCAGAGTGGGACCAGGTCCTGGACCACCTCTACTCCAAGGATCCCGCCCTGCAGAGGTTCGCTCTGCAGAGGGTCTCAGCGTGGAGGGGCCGGTATGCCCACAACACGCCCGTGGCTGTGGACTGCACGGCCGACCTGGTGCGGGGCCAGGTCCTGGACCGGTCCGGACAGCTGAGCGGAGACGACCTGGTCCTGCTGTACGGGGCGGCCCTAGTCCGGTTTGTGAATCTGATCACCGAGAGGCAGCAGGGGAGGAAAGCCCGGCCACTGAGGCGGCTGGCCGGGAAGCTCAACATCCCGGAGTGGGTGGTGGACCTGCGGCACGACTTCACCCATAAGAAGCTGCCCACGCTGAAGTGGTGCCGGAAGGGATGCAAGGTGGTGCTGGAGTGGCTCCAGCAGGAGTACTGGTCCAGGCAGCTGGGAGGGGACGCAGGCGAGGACTGGGAGTCAGACTctgatggagaggaggaggatggtgaGCTGAAGCGGCAGGAGGGCAATCTGCTGAGCAGGCAGGAGATGGAGGCCTACAAGGCCGCCCGGGACCTCCTGATCTCCTATGAGAGAGAGCGGTACCGGAGTCTGGACGGGCCTCAGGAGGACCAGGGCCTGGCTCCCCTTGCAGACATGAGCTGGCTGCTGGGGGAGATCAAGCAGTTGTCTTTGGACTCCAGCAATCTGCTGGTCGATGTGTTGTTGGAGGACGGGTTTCTGGTACCGACAGCCGAGCAGCTGGAAACGTTGGGCTGTGACCCGTTTGAGACCTCCGGCTCCTCTGAACCGAGAGTCCCTCAGCCCTTCCTGCAGTTCTGGCTGCCCCTGCTGAAGATGCTCAACTCGCCCTCGTTCATCCACCTGCTCCTGGAGAAGCTGTTCGTGGAGCTGAAGGTAGCAGCCACCGAGCAGACGGACCTCAGGGTGTTCTACCTCTCAGCCTGGGCCTCGGAGGTCCTCCTGTGCAACAGCAACAAGTTCGAGTTCCGCTTCGAACGGAAGACGCAGAAGAAGGCCCGGATGAAAGACAGGATCTTCATGAACCGCCTCCAGCTGCGGTGGCAGCAGCTGCTGTCGGCCTGCCTGGACGCTCCCTGCGGCTCCACGCCTCACCTGCTGCAGCTCATCCTGGACGACATGGAGCACCCGCTGCCTCAGGACACCCAGCAGaagctgctccagctctgctCCATCTACACCCAGACCCCCGCCGTGGAGTTCAGCCTCCCCCGGGAGCAGAAGCATCAGCCCATCTACACCCTGGAGAGCCTGCACGAGAAGCGGCGGCAGCAGCTGAGGCGCAGCGGGGAGAGGAGCGAGTCGTCCGGCGACCTCCAGCGGATGGATGTCGTGGCCGAGAAAGCCAAGGTGCTCAGAGGTTCTCCGTGGCAGGTGTGCTCCGATAAGGTCTTATGGAAGGACTTTCCTCTCGGGAAGGTTCCTGGACAGTCGGACGACCCGTCGTCCCTCATGGTGGAGACCTACTCAGCGATGACGGTCTGTGAGCAGCCGGTGGAGATGGAGAGCAGCCGGGGACAGAACGCCCCGGGGGTCCCTGGACCCGCTAGGGCCGCAGAAGGTCTCATCTGGAACCAAAGTGATGTCAACAGACTGAAATGTGGACTCAAGCTGTTCTGA